In one window of Solanum pennellii chromosome 2, SPENNV200 DNA:
- the LOC107009204 gene encoding salicylate carboxymethyltransferase, which translates to MDVEKVFHMTGGVGETSYSRNSSLQKKASEMVKHITLETVEEVYVATKPKSIGIADLGCSSGPNTLSNIKDILDKIEGISHNKLKQSAPEFRVFLNDLPTNDFNAIFQALPEFHQWLKQKDGSDDDENRVTNSSNIYVAAYPGSFYGRLFPDHCLHFIYSSYSLHWLSKVPRGLYDEQGNSLNKNSIYISENSPCEVSKVYFDQFKEDFSLFLQSRSDELVSRGKMVLILLGREGFHHVDRGNAFFWKILYQALTNLISKGEVEKEKLDSYEVHFYAPCKEEIEKVARENGFFEVERLEMFEIEKSIGKGMSYGTMVAMTVRSIQESMLAHHFGEAIIEGLFKEYGRLVDEEMEKEEIRPITFLLVLRKP; encoded by the exons ATGGATGTTGAGAAAGTCTTCCACATGACAGGAGGAGTTGGAGAAACTAGCTATTCCAGAAATTCTTCACTTCAG AAGAAGGCATCTGAAATGGTGAAGCATATAACTCTAGAGACAGTGGAAGAAGTATATGTAGCAACAAAGCCTAAAAGCATAGGCATAGCTGACTTAGGTTGTTCCTCAGGACCTAATACTTTGTCAAACATTAAAGACATCCTGGATAAAATCGAAGGTATCAGCCACAATAAGCTGAAGCAATCAGCACCGGAGTTTCGAGTATTTCTAAACGACCTTCCAACAAACGATTTCAACGCAATATTCCAGGCCTTACCTGAATTTCATCAATGGTTAAAGCAGAAAGATGGaagtgatgatgatgaaaaTAGAGTAACTAATtcatcaaatatatatgtagcTGCTTATCCAGGCTCATTTTATGGAAGACTTTTTCCAGATCATTGCTTGCACTTTATCTATTCCTCTTATAGTTTGCACTGGCTTTCTAAG GTTCCACGAGGACTGTACGATGAACAGGGGAATTCCTTGAACAAAAATAGCATATACATATCTGAAAATAGTCCTTGTGAGGTTTCGAAAGTTTACTTTGATCAGTTTAAGGAAGACTTCTCATTGTTTCTTCAATCACGGTCGGATGAGCTGGTTAGTAGAGGAAAGATGGTGCTAATTTTATTAGGAAGAGAAGGTTTTCATCATGTTGACAGAGGAAATGCTTTCTTCTGGAAAATCCTCTATCAAGCATTAACAAATTTAATTAGCAAG GGTGAAGTGGAAAAGGAAAAGCTTGATTCTTACGAAGTACACTTTTATGCACCTTGCAAGGAAGAAATAGAAAAGGTAGCAAGAGAAAACGGGTTTTTTGAAGTGGAGAGGCTTGAAATGTTTGAAATAGAGAAATCAATTGGAAAAGGCATGAGCTATGGGACAATGGTGGCTATGACAGTTAGATCAATCCAAGAATCAATGCTGGCTCACCATTTTGGAGAAGCAATTATAGAAGGGTTGTTTAAAGAATATGGTAGATTGGTGGATGAAGAAATGGAGAAAGAGGAAATTAGGCCTATCACTTTCCTTCTCGTTCTTCGAAAACCATAG